Proteins from a single region of Antechinus flavipes isolate AdamAnt ecotype Samford, QLD, Australia chromosome 2, AdamAnt_v2, whole genome shotgun sequence:
- the KAZALD1 gene encoding kazal-type serine protease inhibitor domain-containing protein 1, with protein MFRQPAVLAPALAVLLLLQPLPPASSRPPSGPDYLRRGWQRLLDEGEGCGPCQPEECPTPRGCLAGRVLDACDCCWECANLEGQLCDLDPDGHFYGRCGDHLECRLDAGGALHRGEVPEPQCVCRSTSPLCGSDGRTYAQICSFQEAARAWPQANLSVMHPGPCEAEPQILSPPRDVWNVTGQDVIFGCEVFAYPMASIEWRKDGTETLLPGDDPHISVQFRGGPQRFEVTGWLQIQAVRMSDEGTYRCLARNALGQTTAPASLTVLTLDQLNNKSIPLLNFLSPTLEEEADSEEGDDYY; from the exons ATGTTTCGGCAGCCAGCGGTCCTGGCCCCGGCTCTGGCGGTCCTCTTGCTCCTGCAGCCCCTGCCCCCCGCCAGCTCCCGCCCACCCTCAGGCCCTGACTACTTGCGGCGAGGCTGGCAGCGGCTTCTGGATGAGGGAGAGGGCTGTGGGCCCTGCCAGCCGGAGGAGTGCCCCACGCCGCGGGGCTGCTTGGCAGGGCGTGTCCTGGACGCGTGCGACTGCTGCTGGGAGTGTGCGAACCTGGAGGGCCAACTCTGTGACCTAGACCCCGATGGGCATTTTTATGGGCGCTGCGGGGATCACCTGGAGTGCCGCCTGGACGCGGGCGGGGCCCTGCACCGCGGAGAAGTGCCCGAGCCCCAGTGTGTCTGCCGCTCTACCAGCCCGCTCTGCGGTTCCGACGGGCGCACCTACGCACAGATCTGCAGCTTCCAGGAGGCCGCTCGGGCCTGGCCGCAGGCCAACCTCAGTGTAATGCACCCCGGGCCCTGCGAAGCGG AACCCCAGATCCTGTCCCCACCTCGGGATGTGTGGAATGTGACTGGCCAGGATGTGATATTCGGCTGTGAAGTGTTTGCCTATCCAATGGCCTCCATTGAGTGGAGAAAGGATGGGACAGAGACGCTGCTACCCGGAGATGATCCCCATATCTCTGTGCAG TTCAGGGGGGGCCCGCAAAGATTCGAAGTGACTGGCTGGTTGCAGATCCAGGCTGTTCGAATGAGTGACGAGGGTACTTACAGATGCCTTGCCCGAAATGCCTTGGGCCAGACCACAGCCCCAGCTAGCCTCACCGTGCTCACCTTGG ATCAGCTGAACAACAAAAGCATCCCTCTACTTAATTTTTTGAGCCCGACTCTTGAAGAGGAGGCTGACAGTGAAGAGGGGGATGACTATTACTAG